The proteins below are encoded in one region of Apium graveolens cultivar Ventura chromosome 4, ASM990537v1, whole genome shotgun sequence:
- the LOC141720343 gene encoding putative E3 ubiquitin-protein ligase RHC1A, protein MSLNPPHETPSSDNRIFQLYWCYQCQRTVRISSENPSEIICPRCFGQFLDEITVTRPRFIDLFTEFDPSPESRILEALALMLNPSLGLPPRNNQNPGVQTRNRRRTRRNHINIEENTDDFVPEAGILARPRDWIILRPDIPLPNNNQRDPRIDPGNYFLGPGLEALIEELTQNDREGPPPASDLAINALPAVKITDRHLIDDSSCPVCMEEFKVGGEAKELPCNHIYHSDCIIPWLRLHNSCPVCRHELLVPIANEAEESSNSNNNEDTSRNHSRCLRLGQFVRSFWHSRSSVHPLHHSPQANENSTATSRRVDQSCIIL, encoded by the exons ATGTCCTTAAACCCGCCTCATGAAACACCAAGCAGTGACAACAGGATCTTTCAGCTATACTGGTGTTACCAGTGCCAAAGAACCGTCAGAATCTCCTCTGAAAACCCATCTGAAATCATCTGTCCTCGCTGCTTTGGCCAATTTCTAGATGAAATCACTGTCACACGACCAAGATTTATAGACTTGTTCACAGAATTTGACCCCTCCCCAGAATCCCGAATTCTAGAAGCACTTGCCCTCATGCTGAATCCCTCACTGGGATTGCCTCCTAGAAACAATCAAAATCCTGGCGTTCAAACTAGAAATCGCAGACGCACAAGGCGGAATCATATCAACATAGAAGAGAATACAGATGATTTTGTCCCTGAAGCTGGGATTTTAGCACGTCCACGAGATTGGATAATATTGAGACCAGACATTCCATTGCCCAACAACAATCAAAGGGATCCCAGGATAGATCCAGGAAACTACTTTCTGGGACCAGGACTAGAGGCATTGATAGAAGAGCTAACACAAAATGACAGGGAAGGGCCGCCACCGGCCTCTGATTTAGCCATTAACGCTTTGCCAGCTGTCAAAATTACAGACAGACATTTAATTGATGACTCCAGTTGTCCAGTTTGTATGGAGGAGTTTAAGGTTGGTGGTGAAGCGAAAGAACTGCCATGTAACCATATCTACCATTCTGATTGTATAATCCCTTGGTTGCGGCTTCATAATTCTTGCCCAGTTTGTCGCCATGAATTGCTGGTGCCCATTGCTAATGAGGCCGAGGAATCCAGTAATAGTAATAATAATGAGGATACGAGTAGAAATCATAGTCGCTGTTTAAGGCTGGGACAGTTTGTGCGTTCGTTTTGGCATTCTCGCTCCAGTGTTCATCCACTTCATCACTCTCCCCAGGCCAACGAAAATAGTACTGCAACTTCTCGCCGTG TTGACCAGAGTTGCATTATACTATAA
- the LOC141720344 gene encoding uncharacterized protein LOC141720344, with amino-acid sequence MVSSKEQLLERFKELQIDFAQYDHPVVLTVEAQAKYVGHLKGALSKNLFLKDKKHRYYIVSALSDTKVDLKVLSQRLGLGKGGLRMAPEEALGEILKVPVGCVTPFAVVHESARYVSLLLDQKFKSQVCCFFHPLSNDMSISLNAFGLDKFLISIGRDPAYVDLEANPSVGKDQPPDLAALVPSEAPVPQDIQDKVVADKNDVAANNKSTVVTAKLVKPSKSLVKEKLNAVNMSSFADPEKFVNKILEKASAVIISEAKKENLEEQSGTVLSNSVKKHLTLELQSLATMFKNSAYTDGFVAGKNSQPKRM; translated from the exons ATGGTTTCTTCCAAGGAACAGCTGCTTGAACGCTTCaag GAGCTTCAAATCGATTTTGCTCAATATGATCATCCTGTAGTGTTGACGGTTGAAGCTCAG GCAAAGTATGTTGGACACTTGAAAGGGGCGTTGAGTAAAAATCTATTTTTAAAG GATAAGAAACATAGATACTATATTGTTTCTGCTTTATCTGATACTAAAGTAGATCTAAAAG TTCTATCGCAAAGACTTGGTTTGGGAAAAGGAGGCTTAAGAATGGCTCCTGAGGAAGCACTTGGGGAAATACTCAAG GTACCAGTAGGTTGTGTTACTCCTTTTGCAGTTGTGCATGAATCGGCACG GTATGTTTCGTTGTTGCTAGATCAAAAATTTAAGAGCCAGGTGTGTTGCTTTTTTCACCCACTTTCAAATGACATGTCAATAT CTCTAAACGCCTTTGGTCTGGATAAGTTTCTTATATCAATTGGAAGAGATCCAGCATATGTTGATTTGGAG GCTAACCCTTCAGTAGGAAAGGATCAACCTCCGGATCTGGCTGCATTAGTTCCATCAGAGGCTCCGGTTCCACAAGATATTCAAGATAAGGTAGTTGCAGATAAAAATGACGTCGCTGCAAATAACAAATCGACAGTTGTTACAG CAAAACTTGTCAAGCCATCCAAAAGTTTAGTGAAGGAGAAACTCAATGCAGTTAATATGTCGTCCTTTGCAGATCCTGAGAAGTTTGTTAATAAAATTCTAGAGAAAGCATCAGCTGTTATTATTTCTGAG GCCAAGAAAGAGAATCTTGAGGAACAATCTGGCACTGTGTTGTCAAACTCTGTCAAGAAACATCTCACCCTGGAGTTGCAGAGTCTAGCT ACGATGTTCAAGAATTCAGCCTATACAGATGGTTTTGTTGCTGGTAAGAACTCCCAACCAAAGCGAATGTGA